One window of the Candidatus Woesearchaeota archaeon genome contains the following:
- a CDS encoding nucleotidyltransferase domain-containing protein, with protein sequence MLKIFNDLKPFFEDVYKEVSVRQYAKAIKISPPTASKMLKDYEKENLLILDEKGIYIYFRANRENYIFRNLAKLYWYSVIYPLTKSLHEKILYRCIILFGSLAKAENTSGSDVDLYLDIDEREVDVSEMKGVLKREIQLHFKKSMKNNYLKENIEEGIIIR encoded by the coding sequence ATGTTAAAAATATTTAATGATTTGAAGCCTTTTTTTGAGGATGTGTACAAAGAGGTCTCTGTAAGGCAATATGCCAAGGCAATAAAAATAAGCCCGCCAACAGCTTCTAAGATGCTTAAAGATTATGAAAAAGAAAATTTGCTTATATTGGATGAAAAAGGAATTTATATATACTTTAGGGCAAACAGAGAAAATTACATATTTAGAAATTTAGCAAAATTATATTGGTACTCTGTTATTTATCCTCTGACCAAAAGCCTTCATGAAAAAATATTATATAGGTGCATAATCCTTTTTGGCTCTCTGGCGAAGGCGGAAAATACATCGGGGTCGGATGTTGATTTGTATCTGGATATCGATGAAAGGGAAGTTGATGTTTCAGAAATGAAGGGGGTTTTGAAGAGGGAAATCCAGCTCCATTTCAAAAAGTCCATGAAAAACAATTATCTCAAGGAAAATATCGAAGAGGGCATAATAATAAGATGA
- a CDS encoding preprotein translocase subunit Sec61beta: MSKDNKIQMPSGMGGLVRYFDEYKSKLEISPGTVIILTILVAILMILLNAYGNAIFGL; this comes from the coding sequence ATGTCAAAAGACAACAAGATTCAGATGCCATCCGGCATGGGCGGGCTGGTGCGGTATTTTGACGAATACAAAAGCAAGCTTGAAATCAGCCCAGGCACGGTTATTATCCTTACCATCCTTGTCGCAATCTTGATGATCCTTCTAAATGCATACGGCAATGCTATTTTTGGATTATAG
- a CDS encoding nascent polypeptide-associated complex protein: protein MFPNINKRQMEQAMKRMGVSQHDLEAEEVIIRLKDKEIVISPASVAKINMMGQASYQVSGPETTRALSSELEINEDDIQTVMEQAEVDKETASAAIKKHNGDLAQTIMELKK, encoded by the coding sequence TTGTTTCCGAATATCAACAAACGGCAGATGGAACAAGCCATGAAGCGCATGGGCGTTTCGCAGCACGACCTTGAGGCAGAGGAAGTCATTATCCGGCTAAAAGACAAGGAAATTGTGATCTCCCCCGCCAGTGTCGCTAAGATAAACATGATGGGTCAGGCGTCATACCAGGTTTCAGGGCCTGAAACAACAAGGGCACTTTCATCCGAGCTGGAAATAAACGAGGATGACATACAGACCGTGATGGAGCAGGCTGAAGTGGACAAAGAAACGGCATCCGCTGCAATTAAGAAGCATAATGGAGACCTGGCCCAGACAATCATGGAGCTAAAAAAGTAG
- a CDS encoding phenylacetate--CoA ligase family protein, translating into MCNDCKKYRNPGNIIGRILNRLGNITSLNDYIEYLKIKKNLRMTSEELKQFQDDRLRKIIRHSYETVPYYKKLFDGHDITPEDIKSVDDLAKIPITEKRTFQNADNREFLSTCFGQKDLTLTTTGGSTGTPLKIYMSKKGLRRRLAEGRRILFLHGFSAFDKSLLFSFYSYPEELIGLLGLFRQKHVPWEISIAEQYKIFREYDADGIRGYPSRVNLLAEYILDNNLDVKKPRTILISAEFLDDDVRKRIEKVFGAKVTNTYACEEYGQAAWECRMHDGLHVNSDSLVIQIIKNGKEASPGEEGEVICTDLNNYAMPLIRYNLGDIAAMSGRKCPCGISFPLIENLKGRASDYFVLPSGNKFSSTFIYILPRLGGVLEYQIAQKSLTRLDVKIVKSRDWTPEHTKKIWNFLNKCSTLKDIRISYVKSIKRTKRAKLRRFIPLKNSKKV; encoded by the coding sequence ATGTGCAATGACTGCAAAAAATACCGAAACCCGGGCAATATTATTGGAAGGATACTTAATAGGCTGGGGAACATAACAAGCCTCAATGACTACATTGAATATTTAAAAATAAAGAAAAACCTGCGGATGACCAGTGAAGAGCTTAAGCAGTTTCAGGATGACAGGCTGAGAAAAATAATAAGGCATTCGTATGAGACAGTTCCTTACTACAAAAAACTTTTTGATGGGCATGATATAACACCTGAAGACATAAAGTCTGTGGATGATCTGGCAAAGATACCCATTACTGAGAAAAGGACATTTCAGAATGCAGATAACAGGGAATTTTTGTCTACGTGCTTTGGCCAAAAAGACCTGACCCTCACAACAACCGGAGGCTCAACCGGAACCCCGCTGAAAATCTATATGTCCAAGAAAGGGCTGAGGCGCAGGCTGGCAGAAGGGAGGAGGATTTTGTTCCTGCATGGCTTTTCGGCATTTGACAAATCACTGTTGTTTTCTTTCTATTCCTATCCTGAGGAATTAATAGGCCTGCTTGGCCTTTTCAGGCAAAAGCATGTGCCATGGGAAATTAGCATTGCTGAGCAATACAAGATTTTCAGGGAATATGATGCAGACGGCATCAGGGGATATCCAAGCAGGGTCAATCTTCTGGCTGAATATATATTGGACAATAATTTGGATGTCAAGAAACCCAGGACAATTTTGATAAGCGCTGAGTTCCTGGATGATGATGTCCGCAAAAGGATAGAAAAGGTTTTCGGCGCCAAGGTTACCAACACATATGCATGCGAGGAATATGGGCAGGCTGCATGGGAATGCAGGATGCATGATGGACTGCATGTTAATTCAGATTCACTGGTCATCCAGATAATAAAAAATGGCAAGGAAGCCAGTCCTGGCGAGGAAGGGGAGGTCATTTGTACTGACCTGAACAATTATGCAATGCCGTTGATAAGATACAATCTAGGGGATATTGCAGCAATGTCAGGGAGAAAATGCCCATGCGGGATATCCTTTCCATTGATTGAGAATCTGAAAGGCAGGGCTTCAGATTATTTTGTCCTGCCGTCTGGAAACAAATTCTCTTCAACATTTATTTACATCCTGCCCAGGCTGGGAGGGGTGCTTGAGTACCAGATTGCCCAGAAATCCCTGACAAGGCTTGATGTCAAGATAGTCAAATCCAGGGACTGGACCCCTGAGCACACAAAAAAGATCTGGAATTTCCTGAATAAATGCAGCACGCTTAAGGATATAAGGATAAGTTATGTAAAATCTATAAAAAGAACAAAAAGGGCAAAGCTTAGGAGATTCATTCCCCTGAAGAATTCCAAAAAGGTGTAA
- the msrB gene encoding peptide-methionine (R)-S-oxide reductase MsrB, producing MSTEKKDKMPKTEEEWKEKLTPEQYRVLRQKDTELAFTGKFWNTKDNGTYICAGCGTPLFESGTKFDAHCGWPSFYAPKNAGNIVEKPDDSSLIPATEVLCRRCGGHLGHVFDDGPMPTGLRYCINSASLELKKKE from the coding sequence ATGAGCACAGAAAAAAAAGATAAAATGCCCAAAACAGAGGAAGAGTGGAAGGAAAAGCTTACCCCTGAGCAATACAGGGTCTTGCGGCAGAAAGACACGGAACTGGCATTCACAGGAAAGTTCTGGAATACAAAGGACAATGGCACTTATATCTGTGCAGGCTGCGGTACCCCGTTGTTTGAATCAGGGACAAAGTTTGACGCGCATTGCGGCTGGCCGAGCTTTTATGCCCCAAAGAATGCTGGAAATATCGTGGAAAAACCGGATGACAGCTCACTGATTCCTGCAACCGAGGTTCTTTGCAGGAGATGTGGCGGCCATTTGGGCCATGTTTTTGATGATGGGCCAATGCCAACAGGCCTTAGATATTGCATTAATTCTGCCTCACTTGAGCTGAAGAAGAAAGAGTAG
- a CDS encoding helix-turn-helix domain-containing protein, with translation MWITKLKLRHDDCPIVSRCQKFSLIVLSYPSTWYGENGRKFATTTCFFQSQDEARKKKFMDDLKADRRISSIETSGDIFTYEIRLAPDGEHVMLYHTKQIFFVKPVVNHYDGHEYWEVASWKKETLQKFIEDLKKHMNVCIIMRMENSPLTDIYFPNVMPKLSSKQKKALELAYHNGYYSYPRKVSLSKLAKLANIGISTFQEHLRRAEHKLLPIIIEYQMKNQTE, from the coding sequence ATGTGGATAACCAAATTAAAGCTAAGGCATGATGATTGCCCCATTGTCAGCAGATGCCAAAAATTCAGCCTGATTGTTCTTTCTTATCCCAGCACATGGTATGGGGAAAATGGCAGGAAATTTGCAACAACTACCTGCTTCTTCCAGAGCCAGGACGAAGCCCGGAAGAAAAAATTCATGGACGACCTCAAGGCTGACAGGAGAATTTCCAGCATTGAAACGTCAGGGGATATTTTCACCTATGAAATCAGGCTTGCCCCTGACGGCGAGCATGTCATGCTATACCATACAAAGCAGATATTCTTTGTTAAGCCAGTGGTAAATCATTATGACGGCCACGAATACTGGGAAGTTGCATCCTGGAAGAAAGAGACTCTCCAGAAATTCATAGAAGACCTGAAAAAGCATATGAACGTGTGCATCATAATGCGAATGGAAAATTCCCCGCTCACTGATATTTATTTCCCAAATGTCATGCCAAAGCTGTCATCAAAACAAAAAAAAGCATTGGAGCTGGCATACCATAATGGATATTATTCATACCCGCGCAAAGTTTCGCTGTCCAAGCTAGCTAAACTGGCAAATATAGGCATATCAACTTTCCAGGAGCATCTTAGGCGCGCAGAGCATAAACTTTTGCCAATAATCATCGAATATCAGATGAAAAATCAAACCGAATAG
- a CDS encoding 30S ribosomal protein S13, with protein MEQKQPTPAPKAEVPKDFRHLVRITNTDLLGEKPIGHALHKIKGIGFMYANAVCTVARIDARKQTGLLTDAEIAKLEEVISNPLKYSIPVWMLNRRKDYEDGTDKHLLTADFDYSRDNDIKRLKKIRAYRGIRHMLGQPTRGQKTKSNFRKNKGKVMGVKRAKVAPGAAPDKGDKGKK; from the coding sequence ATGGAACAAAAACAACCAACTCCAGCACCCAAGGCTGAAGTGCCAAAAGATTTCAGGCACCTAGTCAGGATCACGAATACAGACCTTTTGGGCGAAAAGCCAATTGGCCATGCCCTGCACAAAATCAAGGGCATAGGGTTCATGTATGCCAATGCTGTCTGCACAGTTGCGCGCATAGACGCAAGGAAACAGACAGGCCTTCTGACAGACGCTGAAATTGCAAAACTGGAAGAAGTCATTTCCAATCCGCTCAAATACAGCATTCCGGTATGGATGCTGAACAGGAGAAAGGATTACGAGGACGGAACAGACAAGCACCTTCTTACAGCTGATTTTGATTATTCCAGGGACAATGACATAAAGCGCCTTAAGAAAATAAGGGCTTACAGGGGCATAAGGCACATGCTTGGCCAGCCTACCCGTGGCCAGAAGACCAAGTCCAACTTCAGGAAGAACAAGGGCAAGGTTATGGGAGTCAAGCGCGCCAAGGTTGCGCCCGGAGCAGCGCCTGACAAGGGCGATAAAGGCAAGAAATAA
- a CDS encoding 30S ribosomal protein S4: MGDPKRTRKKYTMPSHPWQRARMEEETKVRNTYGVKTKREIWKMNSMRKNFAERAKFLIASRTAQSEIERNQIVQKLLRLGLIDQNSKFEDILGLGIESIMERRLQTLVWKKGLAKSPQQARQFIVHGHVVVAGKKISSPSYLVNKAEEAQIIFMPTSTLVDPEHPERVQSKAQIAAMNAPPESAPAKKSGQDQGRRDSRHGGARGRGGNNRYRKTGHNTSRQSQPRHGSGAHEASKGKEGEDKK, translated from the coding sequence ATGGGAGATCCAAAAAGAACCAGGAAAAAGTACACCATGCCAAGTCACCCGTGGCAAAGGGCAAGGATGGAAGAGGAAACCAAGGTCAGAAATACTTATGGTGTCAAGACAAAGCGCGAAATCTGGAAGATGAATTCAATGCGCAAGAATTTTGCCGAAAGGGCCAAATTCCTTATTGCCAGCAGGACAGCGCAGTCAGAAATTGAGAGGAACCAGATTGTGCAGAAGCTGCTCAGGCTTGGCTTGATTGACCAAAACTCCAAATTCGAGGATATTCTCGGCCTCGGCATTGAGTCTATCATGGAAAGAAGGCTCCAGACACTTGTTTGGAAAAAAGGCTTGGCCAAATCCCCTCAGCAGGCCCGGCAGTTTATTGTCCATGGCCATGTTGTAGTGGCAGGCAAGAAAATTTCAAGCCCTTCCTACCTGGTTAACAAGGCAGAAGAGGCGCAAATCATCTTTATGCCAACGTCAACCCTGGTTGACCCTGAGCATCCTGAAAGAGTCCAGTCAAAAGCGCAAATTGCAGCAATGAATGCGCCTCCTGAATCAGCACCGGCAAAAAAAAGTGGGCAGGACCAGGGCCGGAGAGATTCCAGGCACGGCGGCGCCAGAGGGAGAGGCGGTAACAATCGCTACAGGAAAACAGGCCATAACACATCAAGACAATCACAGCCAAGGCACGGGAGCGGAGCCCATGAGGCGAGCAAGGGCAAGGAAGGAGAAGATAAGAAATGA
- a CDS encoding 30S ribosomal protein S11, with the protein MRREKEQSYDAGHNIRWGIAHIYSSYNNTIIHITDISGSESIARTSGGQVVKSDRMESSPTTAMIAAKKAAEIAMEKGITGIHVKIKAPGGHNGPSNPGPGAQAAVRALSRVGLRIGIIEDVTPMPHDGCRKKGGKRGRRV; encoded by the coding sequence ATGAGAAGGGAAAAGGAACAAAGCTATGATGCAGGGCACAACATCCGATGGGGGATTGCACACATATACTCATCTTACAACAATACAATCATACACATCACTGATATTTCAGGCTCTGAAAGCATTGCAAGGACATCCGGCGGCCAGGTTGTCAAATCCGACCGAATGGAAAGCAGCCCAACAACTGCAATGATTGCTGCAAAAAAGGCAGCTGAAATTGCAATGGAGAAGGGCATCACAGGAATCCATGTCAAGATAAAGGCTCCAGGCGGCCATAACGGGCCGTCCAATCCAGGGCCAGGTGCCCAGGCCGCGGTCAGGGCATTATCCCGGGTTGGCCTGAGAATTGGAATTATTGAGGATGTTACTCCCATGCCACATGATGGCTGCAGGAAAAAGGGAGGAAAAAGAGGAAGGCGAGTATAA